GAAAACCAAATaatcaaaaaatattatattccCGAGTTCTGAGCTAAAATAGCATTTGAATGCAAATTATAAATTGGACATAATAATGGTGTGGACTCCTAGTTAGTACATTGTAGTCACTTCTTTTGGTGGATCAGTTTTCAAATAAAAGAGCTTCCGCAATGAACTGATTTAGTTTATTTTTGATATCAAACAACACGAACATGATGAAGGAAGTCGAATGAAAAATTATTTAGGATACTCCTTGTTAAAACTTATACCTTTGACTTTATTTTGAGTATTCTCTGAACTTTTACTCACTCCCACTTGTTTCCATGAGCTTTCGCCAAGAGTTTGATTTGAATTGCTGGGACCTTCACAAGCATCTAAACCAGAGGAGACAACAGGTGCAGCAGCAGAGGATTCACTTTGAGAAGGTTCTTGTGAAGCTGTCCCTATATACATTTGGTTTGTCTGATTAGCAAAGCTATCCATAACAAAGTTCATCGATCCTTCGAGCGTTTGCAGGACTCCGTGATCAACTTGGCCATTGGACATAGCTTGAACATTCACTGGCTTCTGATGACTCCAATTTTCTTGTCCTTCAAGAAAACTAGTTTGGAAAACAGGTTCTTGAGGACAAAAGATTCCATTTAGGCTTTTATCTGCGGCTTCCTTCTCGGCTCTCTTGCGTTGCAGAGTGTCTTTTAGTATGCTGACAGAAGATGAAACTTTATCTGCATCACCGAATTGAAGTGTCTTGAAGGTAGATGAAGATGAGTTGGATGGAGTCATGAATGATCGCTGCTGGTTTGGAAGCTCATACATCGAGTGATAATCAATACCATTTAAATTTGCTGCTTCTTGTTTCATAGTGTCAATACCATCAACATGTTGAGGCATCATGCACATAGATTCGATACTTTGTGCTGCCTGCGCATTTTGCATTTCAGCATACCTCCTCCTCAATTCGGATGACCGGCTCCTAGTCATTCTTTGATCACTAAGAAACCATGCCTGCATTTAACAATGAGACTTCAAATGGCTAAGAATATTAATTGAATAATGACTTCAGCCGTGATTTTGATACATGATGTAAACATACCTTGGCCAGGAACAAGTTACCAGGTTGCAGTTCTCTATCTGCAGGATCTCTGAAGAAAATTGAAATTTCTTAGTCAAACAGATTAATATAAAGGTTACAAGACAAATTGCAGCATAGATTTAATGAGTATAGGTTGTTTGAGGAAAACAGAAGTAATTACCTGACTGGAAAATTAAAGTCACCTGAAACATCATTGGATAAAGGGTTATTAGTTTGTACATATGATTTGTCATTGCTTCTTTCTTCTGAAATTACACTAACATGCTGCTGATTAGACACATTGGCAAGTTCTGTGGACACCCTGCAGTTAAAAGAGAGTCGCAATGTCaaaaacaatatataaaatgaGGACGTATGCCTCAtataataaacaaaagaaaagaaaagaaaatattatgaAGGAAAGTCACAATTATCTGCATACAGAGATTATTGGAAACTAAACCACTTAATACTTTTGTGGAAGTGTATCTTCATATTAGCATACCTCTTTGATAATCGCCTGTTAAGTCCCATGCttgatgaattataaacctgataagaaaaacaaaggtgttaaataatagaaaatataaatgCAGCAAAGTGTAGGTATAAGCAATATCCAATTACAAACTCCACACTCAAAAGGATCACTACATGGCATTGATATCATCGCCAACAAAACTAATTACAAGCCTTAATATTGTGTATTTGCAGACCATATTGCAGTAATAATAAGTAAAAAGAGTAAAAAGTGCAGTCAACTCAGAGGAACATATTCTTGAGATACAGGGAACTTtgttgtttaattttaattgctGCTTCTTGGTAATCCAACCTTGACATAACAATGTTCTAGATAGAACCAAATTGTATATCTAAATGTCATTAAGTAATGCAGAAAACTGAGTTCTTGGTAGAAACTCAGGAAATCTAAGCTATGCTGGTGAAATCCAGAAAAGTGTGAAATATGGTATTAGGAGCGGCAGGCACAACTCTCGAGCCAAATTAGTCAGACTCTCGGAACTCGGAAGTAGGAATAATTTGGGTATTGGCGGCAAAGATCAATGAAGTAGTATGTGTGATCATGTGTACTCAAGTAAAAGATATAGAGTTCAGGAATTCATTTTGAAAGATGTGTATGTCAAACAAAACTGCCATTATGGAAATTTTCTGCTCTGCTCTGAGACAAAACAGAACACAGAAGCAACACAAGAAACATGATCAAAATGTGATGATATATAGCAATCTTGCCTCTCCATTAGTTAGCCAGCGTTTGAAGAGCTCCTCGCTGTCGACGCGAAAGCTTTGAGAAACATTCTTGAATCCCAAGGTCTCCATGGTCGGAACTGGCATTCCAATAGGGCTCTCAATCACAGTCTTGAGGAACAACTCATCACTTGTGTTCTTGTACAAGCCAGAGAATCCCCTCCCTTCCATTTCCATGGTGATGTTAGTTTCTTCTTCCTCAAGGTCAACCACTTGAAGTAACTACtttaatacttttttttccAACTCAAAGCTTGTCTAATTAGCACAAAACAAGTTTCAGAAAGAAAGATTCCTATATGAGTTCTGTGTTACCACACTAACACAACTCCAAAAACCAAGTGAAGGAATAGTATGTTTCAAAACTTTGTGACATTACTTCACACACTATAAAATTGAACCCCACAAACTCAATCTTTGAACTTTGTCAAACTAGCAATTTCCCTTttaagaaaaagaagggagaaaaaagaaaaagagctgaTCAGTTTTAGTTCAGGAATTTTTACATACACCCTTCAGGCATAACAACTAACATACAAGTTACAGCACATGAACAGGTCTTAGTGAAACTTCAATCAACTTGGAatacaataatatattttatataaaaaaaaaacttcattAGAACTCGGTATCTAGTATTTACTTTGGTCAATGACAGGCATTACTGTATATAAATATGCTTTCACTAACAATGAAAAAATGACTCCATAAGATTCTGTTTCATTCATTTGTCTCTTCTATGCAATGAAAgcagaaaattataaaaaataaaaaatataacaactTGCGGCGGTTAATGTGAGTGCGTCAACGGTTTAGAAGGCGCGTTGAAAATGGGATTTTAAGGGGCAGGATTAAAAGTGAGAAAAGATTTCAGCTTTTGGGTGAAGCAAAGAGAATAGTTGCATTAGTTTAATGACAATTTGaacaaattaattaacaaaaattagtGACTAAGGTGGGTGGTATTGGGTGATGGGAGAATGAGAGTGACATTGAAGAACTTCATTGGTTGAAATTTTATAATAAGGAAGCTGTTGAGATGCCGTTTTCATTGTTGGCTTAGGACTGCAAGCAACTTTCCTTAATCTCACCTCCATCAAATCTCTTCTATTCAATATCAAGCttttttcttcctttaatttcataattttcttttaattttttagtgtaTTCTCCACAAATGAAGGACTAATTTGTTAGGctacatttatttatttataggAATAGAAAATTGAAACAGATATTCATTATATtctgttttttaaattttgttctcaattctttgtcttattttattttcaaaaacaaacGCAATTTTATGAATTgaaattctattaaaaattattattgactaatgAATTACGGTAAAAACttaggtgcagtcgacttcatgtgaagttgatagttgagagctgttagatgaaaatttagtcaagtcagtcaaatcatctaacgactctcaacTATTAACTTCATGTGAAATCGCCTATACCTGTATTTTTATCATAAATTACTATATGCACAACACTTTCTAATTGCATGCTTTGACTAAATCCTCGTTTTGGTCCTTGAGATTCACGCGATTATTCATTTCGATccccaaaattcaaaattacctatattAGTCCTCCAGATTTAAATTTGGACACCAATATGATCTCTTGACTCTTTTCGGTGATGATTAGGCAAATAGAGTGCTGAGATGACCACTTTTCTGTCACGTTGGAAGCTCTAACGGCTAGTTGATATGGCGAGGGTTGTATTTGTATCCAATTTAGTCCCTCCTTGTTAAAACTTTGTCATTATAACTCAgataaataataagataattagGGTTTCAAGGACTAAATTGGATACAAATACAATTCTCGGCACGTCAGCTAAACGTTGCAGCGTCCAGCGTAGTAGGGAGGGTGTCATCTTAGCACTTCATTTGTCTTATCATCGCCGAAAATAGTCGAGGGACCACATTGGTACCCAAATTTAAATCTGGAGGACCAAcataagtaattttaaattttgagaaCTAAAATAAGTAATCGCCTAAATTTTAGAGACcaaaatgaaaatttagtcatAGTTTAAATTTCAAGCAATCGTTACGTATAAACACATATTAGACTTTTAATTATAACTTCAAAAAACatctttataaatattttttttagaaatactCCTAACTTTTAAACGCcttttaaagaaaaatgaacttatactttaaaaaaacataaacaCTTGTTAAACATTACTATGTAGTTTCCTTAATTTATAGCGCAAGTGCTGACTACATAACAATAATAAAGTAATGAATGGTGATTTGTTGCCCACAACAACGCATATACGTGCCATGCAAATGCAATTATCATTACTTTGGTGATAGGATTAGatagagagagagggagagagaccTTAGAAAAATTATTTGGGTATCTCAAGATGCATTTTTAGAATAAtattagagaaaaaaataaatttattttatttaatatttattaattataataattaataaatactgaATAAGAGAAATTTAAACTATTTTAACTGATTTTTTTTCTCAAGCATTATTATTATCCAATATTCAATACGAAGACATCGGTGCAGGCTACATTATTATTCTTGAACAAATTACATtcttttgttattaattttgatgagtttggaaaattttaaattattattaaaataatcaattacaaaattattaatatgaTTTTCATTAAACAtgtgttaattaataattttgtgatgcaggTTTTAATATTGGGccgaaaaataaatttttggtgTAAGCCCAATCACATTCAGCCTTTAGTTTTGATAATGTATGATGAATATGGCTGAATTGATTTTTATGTTACTT
The genomic region above belongs to Arachis stenosperma cultivar V10309 chromosome 5, arast.V10309.gnm1.PFL2, whole genome shotgun sequence and contains:
- the LOC130983013 gene encoding protein CYCLOPS-like; amino-acid sequence: MEMEGRGFSGLYKNTSDELFLKTVIESPIGMPVPTMETLGFKNVSQSFRVDSEELFKRWLTNGEVYNSSSMGLNRRLSKRVSTELANVSNQQHVSVISEERSNDKSYVQTNNPLSNDVSGDFNFPVRDPADRELQPGNLFLAKAWFLSDQRMTRSRSSELRRRYAEMQNAQAAQSIESMCMMPQHVDGIDTMKQEAANLNGIDYHSMYELPNQQRSFMTPSNSSSSTFKTLQFGDADKVSSSVSILKDTLQRKRAEKEAADKSLNGIFCPQEPVFQTSFLEGQENWSHQKPVNVQAMSNGQVDHGVLQTLEGSMNFVMDSFANQTNQMYIGTASQEPSQSESSAAAPVVSSGLDACEGPSNSNQTLGESSWKQVGVSKSSENTQNKVKGFREQIMDNLKDDRKRRSLDRYGSVSSAVSEEKVDTTKKRRVERSRKMAEAKERNLTPSVPSDMQAVLKRCETLEKEVRSLKLNLSFMNRKDSEQTKQIEDLQKQNEELADEKERLLEEIERMLSENGKI